The following proteins come from a genomic window of Timaviella obliquedivisa GSE-PSE-MK23-08B:
- a CDS encoding acyl-CoA dehydrogenase family protein: MSIFWKKVSLNPQNIEQTVERVNASIRQPGFTAAFTVDVEGDARLVIVAEVERRYRQSQPEEQAETWGDRRQSNLDDHAPVHQPLDVEDIIAGIRYSVAEHHDLPVYAVLLLRAGMMPLMPDGRVDRGTCRESYLASTLEAIAESRLMISETSGKDDLVNCPKKEDANKKTEGHLEPNQNDGIAADRSIETLLQKLRSQRKQSQNRDISPLVMNLAQQGLLGMQIPLQYGGLGFDHFSTLRVLQQLGAIDISLALFISLHNALGVYPIMHYSSIATRRELLPLLAAGHELAAFALMEEGTDSFSPTIASKAIANGRGDWQLWGKKKWSSPNSSCIPGIFNIFVQQVDAQGNTQGIAGFVVRDSLRQERAGTLGNTLFLEGDIVSSEQRLSKVGAGMDIAQNVMQLHRLSIAAVCLGGMKRCAQMTLQATQHLTVSADQPFDHPVTLMGLSETTLAIAAVESLVSHLGLLLDQGYPVPMEAYLACKTSAPEFFWKSADSLVQFLGERSDVLEILQDARLLRMVEGSTETLNSLLGEQVIYDGDALHQFLCHELRAPDIAETLKTAAFQIHDRYTQFPGRFTPPAASQWADGAIGAIATWAILWAAVGRALNATPSPLLQQTFNWAQLQFEHRLFQALIPMASEVTLSTAEEMIEAVAHYADAIGEIGINQDLDTPTKLPTNHESEQG, from the coding sequence ATGAGCATTTTTTGGAAAAAGGTTTCTCTCAATCCACAAAATATTGAACAAACTGTAGAACGAGTCAACGCTTCAATTCGGCAGCCTGGTTTTACTGCTGCATTTACCGTTGACGTAGAGGGAGATGCACGGCTGGTAATTGTGGCAGAAGTAGAGCGACGATACCGCCAGTCCCAACCTGAGGAACAGGCAGAAACATGGGGCGATCGCCGTCAGTCGAATCTTGATGATCATGCTCCCGTTCATCAACCCCTTGATGTTGAAGATATTATTGCTGGCATTCGCTACTCGGTCGCAGAGCATCATGACTTACCTGTTTATGCCGTCTTGCTGCTGCGGGCAGGCATGATGCCCTTAATGCCTGATGGACGAGTCGATCGCGGCACCTGCCGAGAGAGTTATTTAGCAAGCACATTAGAGGCGATCGCCGAGTCTCGACTCATGATTAGTGAAACTAGCGGTAAAGATGACTTAGTGAATTGTCCCAAAAAAGAGGATGCCAACAAAAAAACTGAAGGTCATTTAGAACCCAACCAGAACGATGGCATAGCCGCGGATAGGAGTATAGAGACACTGCTACAGAAGCTGCGATCGCAAAGGAAGCAGTCTCAGAATAGAGACATTTCACCGCTGGTCATGAATTTGGCACAGCAGGGTTTATTAGGAATGCAAATTCCCCTGCAATATGGCGGGCTAGGGTTTGATCATTTCAGCACGCTGCGCGTTTTACAGCAGTTAGGCGCGATCGACATTTCTCTGGCACTCTTCATCAGTCTTCATAATGCGCTAGGGGTTTACCCAATCATGCATTATTCTTCTATAGCGACTCGTCGAGAACTTTTACCTCTTTTAGCCGCCGGACACGAGCTAGCAGCATTCGCCCTAATGGAAGAAGGCACAGATTCTTTCTCACCCACAATTGCCTCTAAAGCGATCGCTAACGGTCGGGGAGATTGGCAGCTTTGGGGCAAGAAAAAATGGAGCAGTCCTAACTCAAGCTGCATACCCGGAATCTTTAATATTTTTGTGCAACAAGTAGATGCTCAAGGCAATACCCAAGGCATCGCGGGTTTTGTAGTACGTGACAGTTTGCGCCAAGAACGGGCTGGAACCTTAGGCAACACTTTATTTCTAGAGGGTGATATCGTCAGTTCGGAGCAGCGGTTGAGCAAGGTTGGGGCAGGGATGGACATTGCCCAAAACGTTATGCAGCTACATCGGCTGAGTATTGCAGCAGTTTGTCTAGGCGGCATGAAACGGTGTGCGCAGATGACCTTACAAGCCACTCAGCACCTCACTGTTTCCGCCGACCAACCCTTCGACCATCCAGTGACGCTGATGGGCTTGAGTGAAACGACTCTAGCGATCGCTGCTGTTGAGTCATTGGTGAGTCACCTGGGCTTGCTGCTCGACCAGGGCTATCCCGTTCCCATGGAGGCATATTTAGCTTGTAAAACTTCGGCTCCAGAGTTCTTTTGGAAAAGTGCAGATAGCTTAGTGCAATTCTTAGGAGAACGCAGCGATGTCTTGGAAATTTTGCAAGATGCCAGATTGCTACGAATGGTTGAAGGATCAACAGAGACGCTCAACTCCCTGCTGGGAGAACAGGTCATTTATGATGGTGATGCTCTACACCAGTTTTTGTGCCATGAACTGCGCGCTCCCGACATCGCCGAAACTTTAAAGACGGCTGCTTTCCAAATTCACGATCGCTATACCCAATTTCCTGGACGCTTTACCCCGCCAGCTGCCAGCCAATGGGCAGACGGGGCAATTGGAGCGATCGCCACCTGGGCAATTCTGTGGGCGGCGGTTGGACGAGCATTAAATGCAACACCATCGCCACTCTTACAACAAACATTTAATTGGGCACAGCTTCAGTTTGAGCATCGATTATTTCAAGCGCTGATTCCAATGGCTAGCGAAGTCACCCTTTCAACAGCTGAAGAAATGATTGAAGCAGTGGCTCACTATGCAGACGCGATCGGTGAGATTGGCATTAATCAGGATTTAGATACGCCAACAAAACTACCGACAAATCATGAATCAGAACAGGGTTGA
- a CDS encoding glycosyltransferase produces the protein MDLSLCMIVKNEADKLPRCLSSVQGMVNEMIVVDTGSTDQTTKIAQSFGAQVYHYSWNNNFSAARNESLRYAQGEWILVLDADEVLNPESIPALKQAMQRDQALVINLVRQEIGAVQSPYSLMSRLFRNHFGIRFSRPYHSMVDDSVTRLLQREPTWKIINLPEVAILHDGYEPGAIATRNKLQQAKATMEGYLATHPEDAYVCAKLGALYNDIGEVKKGIALLERGLEIIAHSAQAAEENAPVLYELHYHLGIAYSRSQNLVKAEGHYRTATQQPILNRLKVGAYNNLGGLLKAKGDLSGARMNYEIVTKVDPTLAIGHYNLGMTFKAMGIMPDAIDHYRQAIALNATYAEAYQNLGVTLLKVGAVKESLEAFGQAIALYEQRDPQEALRLQQGLVEMGLLKK, from the coding sequence ATGGATTTAAGCCTTTGCATGATTGTTAAAAACGAAGCGGATAAACTGCCCCGTTGTTTGTCTAGCGTCCAGGGGATGGTCAATGAAATGATCGTAGTCGATACTGGCTCGACCGATCAAACGACAAAAATTGCTCAGTCTTTTGGAGCACAAGTTTATCACTACTCTTGGAACAACAACTTTTCGGCAGCCCGCAATGAATCGTTAAGATATGCTCAAGGAGAATGGATCTTGGTGCTAGATGCAGACGAAGTTTTAAACCCAGAAAGCATTCCAGCCTTAAAGCAAGCAATGCAGCGCGACCAGGCATTGGTGATTAACTTAGTGCGCCAGGAAATTGGTGCAGTGCAATCGCCTTACTCTTTAATGTCTCGACTGTTCCGTAACCATTTCGGAATTCGTTTTTCTCGTCCTTATCATTCCATGGTAGATGATAGTGTGACGCGCTTGTTGCAACGCGAACCGACTTGGAAAATTATTAATCTGCCAGAGGTAGCAATCTTACATGATGGCTACGAGCCAGGCGCGATCGCCACCCGCAACAAGCTCCAACAAGCAAAAGCCACCATGGAGGGCTATCTAGCCACCCATCCGGAGGATGCCTACGTGTGCGCCAAACTGGGCGCTTTGTACAACGACATAGGCGAAGTTAAAAAGGGGATCGCGCTCCTAGAGCGAGGGTTAGAGATTATTGCTCATTCTGCTCAAGCAGCCGAAGAAAACGCTCCCGTGCTTTACGAATTACACTACCACCTGGGTATCGCCTACAGCCGATCGCAAAATTTAGTGAAAGCAGAAGGACATTACCGAACCGCGACACAGCAGCCTATTTTGAACCGTCTGAAGGTTGGCGCATACAATAACCTGGGGGGGCTGCTGAAAGCCAAAGGAGATTTGTCCGGTGCCCGGATGAACTACGAGATTGTTACCAAGGTTGATCCGACTTTGGCAATTGGACATTACAACCTGGGTATGACGTTTAAAGCAATGGGAATAATGCCTGATGCCATTGATCATTACCGCCAGGCGATCGCCCTCAACGCTACTTATGCTGAAGCCTACCAAAACCTGGGAGTAACGCTGCTAAAAGTAGGAGCGGTAAAAGAGAGTCTAGAGGCATTTGGACAAGCGATCGCCCTTTACGAACAACGCGATCCTCAAGAGGCGCTACGGTTACAGCAAGGACTGGTCGAGATGGGGCTGTTGAAAAAGTAA
- a CDS encoding AAA family ATPase — protein sequence MNLFAHHHQQMTQAEAPLAARMRPRTLDEFVGQDAIIGEGRLLRRAIQADQLSSLIFYGPPGTGKTTLAQIIANTTRAHFIAINAVLAGVKEIRDAIATAQDKRGMFSQRTILFVDEVHRFNKAQQDALLPWVENGTVILIGATTENPYFEVNKALVSRSRIFQLKSLNETDLRRVVEQALADGDRGYGKLNVQLEIAALDHWVNVANGDARTLLNALELAVETTPEQASIIHITQAVAEESIQQRAVLYDKEGDVHFDTISAFIKSLRGSDPDAALYWLARMVYAGEDLRFIFRRMTILAGEDVGMADPNAIVVVNACAQAFERVGMPEGRYPLAQAAIYLATAPKSNSVMGFFDALAAVEQEREAEVPNHLRDANRDKHSFGHGQGYLYPHAYRDHWIEQQYLPKTLQGQVFYQPSKQGYENKIQVQVSQRREAQLAAVIEGLGIALPEVLTFSPVNSAQDRWLQRSLSQAGEKLAAVRDRLFILAQPQRHHVILDVNAGSGFLTWEALRQVPEGGVYAVVQSPEDVEALREQSAALPELARPIVLQTSLLDLSTILAALDSRLRFDRMIGRNALLDEPDKVQVIQVLMEFLRPDGSLVLAETVPRHTQRLYDLIDAKQFNTKIYKRLVKAEEAIYQNAKDAMVNWDEDELRSLFQNAGLTSEVQLETTQTDLHITPALLERWFNTGSNRPSYGDHLASTLNTAELKTVETIFRRILTNQIVRWKGAIAFCRVTL from the coding sequence ATGAACCTGTTTGCCCATCATCATCAGCAAATGACCCAGGCTGAAGCGCCGCTTGCGGCTCGGATGCGTCCGCGTACCCTGGATGAATTTGTCGGGCAAGATGCCATCATTGGCGAAGGGCGGTTGCTGCGTCGGGCGATTCAAGCCGATCAGCTTTCATCATTGATTTTTTACGGCCCACCAGGAACCGGAAAGACGACGCTAGCACAAATTATTGCCAACACGACAAGAGCGCACTTTATTGCCATTAACGCAGTTTTGGCAGGCGTGAAGGAAATTCGGGACGCGATCGCCACTGCCCAAGATAAACGCGGAATGTTCAGTCAACGCACGATTTTATTTGTCGATGAAGTTCATCGCTTCAACAAAGCCCAGCAGGATGCGTTATTACCCTGGGTAGAAAACGGCACCGTGATTTTGATTGGCGCAACCACAGAAAATCCTTACTTTGAAGTCAATAAAGCGCTAGTGAGCCGATCGCGTATTTTTCAACTGAAGTCGCTGAATGAAACCGATCTGCGGCGTGTGGTAGAACAGGCGTTAGCAGATGGCGATCGCGGTTATGGCAAGCTCAATGTACAGCTTGAGATAGCAGCATTAGATCATTGGGTGAATGTTGCTAACGGTGATGCTAGAACCTTGCTGAATGCACTAGAGTTAGCCGTTGAGACGACTCCTGAGCAAGCAAGCATCATTCACATTACCCAGGCAGTTGCCGAAGAATCCATTCAGCAGCGGGCAGTCCTCTATGACAAAGAAGGCGACGTTCACTTTGATACCATTAGCGCCTTTATTAAAAGTCTGCGTGGCTCCGACCCAGATGCCGCCTTGTATTGGTTGGCACGGATGGTTTACGCAGGAGAAGATTTACGGTTTATTTTTCGACGGATGACGATTTTAGCAGGGGAAGATGTGGGCATGGCAGACCCTAATGCGATCGTTGTAGTGAATGCCTGTGCCCAAGCATTTGAACGGGTAGGAATGCCGGAGGGAAGATATCCTTTAGCACAAGCAGCAATTTACTTAGCAACGGCTCCTAAGTCAAATAGCGTCATGGGTTTTTTTGATGCGTTGGCAGCAGTAGAACAGGAACGAGAAGCCGAAGTACCCAATCATTTACGGGATGCGAATCGAGATAAACATAGCTTTGGGCATGGACAAGGATATCTTTATCCCCATGCTTATCGTGATCATTGGATAGAGCAACAGTATTTACCTAAAACGCTTCAAGGACAAGTTTTTTATCAGCCCTCTAAACAAGGTTATGAAAATAAAATTCAGGTACAAGTCTCACAGCGCCGAGAAGCACAGTTAGCCGCAGTGATTGAAGGTCTAGGAATAGCACTGCCAGAAGTATTGACCTTTAGCCCTGTCAATTCTGCTCAGGATCGATGGCTCCAACGATCGCTCAGCCAAGCCGGAGAGAAGCTGGCAGCCGTGCGCGATCGCCTTTTCATCCTCGCCCAACCACAGCGTCACCACGTCATTTTAGATGTGAATGCAGGTAGTGGATTCCTGACTTGGGAAGCGTTGCGCCAAGTTCCAGAAGGCGGTGTTTATGCAGTAGTTCAATCACCCGAAGATGTCGAAGCGCTCCGAGAACAATCTGCCGCTTTGCCGGAACTAGCTCGTCCTATTGTGCTGCAAACTTCTCTACTAGATTTGTCCACAATCTTAGCAGCACTTGATTCCCGTCTCCGCTTCGATCGCATGATTGGGCGTAATGCATTATTAGACGAACCAGATAAAGTCCAAGTGATTCAAGTTCTAATGGAGTTCTTACGTCCAGACGGAAGCTTAGTGTTGGCGGAAACCGTTCCTCGCCACACACAGCGGCTTTATGACTTAATTGATGCAAAGCAATTCAATACTAAGATCTACAAACGGTTGGTAAAGGCAGAAGAAGCCATTTATCAGAACGCTAAAGATGCAATGGTGAATTGGGATGAAGATGAGTTGCGATCGCTTTTCCAAAATGCAGGTTTAACATCTGAGGTTCAGTTAGAAACAACTCAGACCGATTTACACATTACGCCTGCCTTATTGGAACGCTGGTTTAATACAGGCAGCAATCGCCCCAGCTATGGCGATCATTTGGCAAGTACTTTAAATACGGCAGAGTTAAAAACCGTAGAAACTATCTTTCGCAGAATCTTAACGAATCAAATAGTGAGGTGGAAAGGGGCGATCGCTTTTTGTCGAGTTACATTATGA
- a CDS encoding transglutaminase family protein, with protein MEEYLKVSKVIDWRHPKIMERAKQIALGFETSIAIAQACFEWTRDEICHSYDYQMNPMTCRASDVLQHKTGYCYAKSHLLAALLRANQIPAGFCYQRLSIDDKGAPYSLHGFNAIHLPEFGWYRVDARGNKSGVNAQFTPPQEQLAYKIQFPEEADFPVILAEPLQIVVEALQAQTKWDEILRNLPDISLNSAKSHSLV; from the coding sequence ATGGAAGAGTACTTGAAGGTTAGTAAGGTCATCGACTGGCGGCATCCCAAAATTATGGAACGCGCCAAACAAATTGCATTGGGATTTGAGACCTCGATAGCGATCGCACAAGCGTGTTTTGAATGGACGCGAGACGAGATCTGTCACAGTTATGACTATCAAATGAATCCTATGACTTGCCGAGCTTCAGACGTTCTTCAACACAAAACAGGTTATTGCTATGCTAAGAGTCATTTACTGGCAGCACTTTTAAGGGCAAACCAGATTCCAGCAGGATTTTGTTACCAGCGGTTAAGTATTGATGACAAGGGTGCGCCATACAGTTTGCACGGTTTCAATGCCATTCATTTGCCTGAATTTGGTTGGTATCGGGTTGATGCGAGAGGTAATAAATCAGGAGTCAACGCTCAGTTCACTCCACCTCAAGAGCAGTTAGCATATAAGATTCAGTTTCCTGAAGAGGCAGATTTTCCAGTAATTCTTGCCGAACCACTTCAGATTGTTGTAGAAGCATTGCAAGCACAGACTAAATGGGATGAGATACTCCGTAACCTTCCAGATATTTCATTAAATTCAGCAAAGAGTCATAGTTTGGTGTGA
- a CDS encoding pentapeptide repeat-containing protein, with translation MDIATIRAGKLKHLAGADLEDEDLSHADLSKVNLSGANLSGANLAAAKLIGANLDGANLVGCQLTGTDLRANLLGANLMQADLTEADLRGANLRGANLMQARLSNTAMAGAFLSGANLMGVNLQRVDLRGADLRGVNLSGANLSGTNLAQADLQGAILSNANLEEADLRDANLAGANLSGANLLCADLEGASWAGANWSGACVVGTLLEGKVLKIVD, from the coding sequence ATGGACATTGCAACTATTCGCGCTGGCAAGCTTAAGCATTTGGCTGGAGCCGACCTAGAAGATGAGGATCTTTCCCATGCTGACCTCAGCAAAGTAAATTTGAGCGGGGCAAATTTGAGCGGGGCAAACTTAGCCGCCGCTAAGCTAATAGGCGCAAACCTGGACGGGGCAAATTTAGTAGGCTGTCAGTTGACGGGTACTGATTTGAGAGCAAATCTGCTGGGTGCCAATCTGATGCAGGCAGATTTAACAGAAGCAGATTTACGCGGGGCAAACTTGCGCGGGGCAAATTTGATGCAGGCGCGCTTATCTAATACTGCGATGGCAGGTGCGTTTTTGAGTGGAGCAAATTTAATGGGCGTAAATTTGCAGCGTGTAGACTTGCGCGGGGCTGATTTGCGCGGGGTTAATTTAAGTGGAGCAAACTTGAGCGGCACCAATTTGGCGCAGGCAGATTTACAAGGTGCAATTTTAAGTAATGCGAATTTAGAAGAAGCAGATCTACGCGATGCCAATTTAGCAGGCGCAAATCTAAGTGGCGCAAATCTCTTATGTGCGGATTTAGAAGGTGCAAGTTGGGCTGGGGCGAATTGGAGCGGAGCCTGTGTGGTAGGGACGCTTTTAGAAGGAAAAGTTCTGAAAATCGTGGATTAA
- a CDS encoding metal-dependent phosphohydrolase, translated as MLEGSILQKLKASHELGQGDKRPLNFGVYYKNTLVALCHALEDAILEADYSPLVITAFQRGKWYLQEADRYRSISERSSQVVIMAADDAGFAEHPTSQKENVALVALDDSDPVAQEWHLIILSPDYTAMVLCQELTEADYGVAGFPQEDLERKFYGFWTFEPRLVLETVELAIAHIGQYNSELCQQLITHREAIAARIQQDNALCHQPTADHLGRTVARVVDYLQENQQDLNHRLEPLDNNLTSNELQAFLRVAQLIDQTDLSNPMAAAEVASLAEAMGQLVDLPSWQLHRLRLAGLLHRIALLDKAENRLTAGTSIYQQVESPDMPLSCPLVPGVQVLRKMGRLRAIATILTHHTEAWDGSGQPAGLSGDEIPVEARILGLVACFQQRVARYRAASPEEAIETLLTQALADCRAEASDRWDPKLIEVLTLLVKGLQQGMSLPIAMPKIAAGMWMLDSHSEEELLRYEESMADLPLI; from the coding sequence ATGTTAGAGGGTTCAATTTTACAGAAGCTCAAGGCTTCCCATGAGCTAGGACAAGGGGACAAGCGTCCCTTGAACTTTGGAGTTTATTACAAAAATACTTTGGTGGCACTGTGCCACGCCCTCGAAGATGCCATTCTAGAAGCTGATTATTCGCCGCTGGTGATTACGGCTTTTCAGCGCGGAAAATGGTATTTGCAAGAAGCCGATCGCTATCGCAGTATTTCAGAGCGATCGAGCCAAGTGGTGATTATGGCAGCTGATGATGCAGGCTTTGCCGAACATCCAACCAGCCAAAAAGAAAACGTGGCGTTGGTGGCGTTAGATGACTCTGATCCGGTGGCACAGGAATGGCATCTGATCATTCTGTCGCCTGATTATACAGCAATGGTGTTGTGTCAGGAGTTAACTGAGGCAGATTACGGAGTTGCGGGTTTTCCTCAAGAAGACTTGGAACGAAAGTTCTACGGGTTTTGGACGTTTGAGCCAAGGCTGGTTTTAGAAACGGTGGAATTGGCGATCGCCCATATCGGTCAATATAATTCTGAACTGTGTCAGCAATTAATCACGCACCGGGAAGCGATCGCCGCTCGGATTCAGCAAGACAATGCATTGTGCCATCAACCCACGGCTGATCATTTGGGCAGAACTGTAGCTCGCGTCGTAGACTATCTGCAAGAGAATCAGCAAGATTTGAATCATCGCCTTGAGCCGCTTGATAACAACCTCACTTCTAACGAGCTACAGGCATTTTTGCGGGTGGCGCAACTGATTGATCAAACAGACTTAAGCAATCCGATGGCGGCGGCTGAGGTTGCAAGTTTGGCGGAAGCAATGGGGCAGTTGGTAGATTTGCCGTCTTGGCAACTGCATCGGTTGCGGTTGGCAGGGTTGCTGCACCGGATCGCTCTGCTAGACAAAGCTGAAAATCGGTTGACTGCTGGAACTTCGATTTATCAGCAGGTCGAATCGCCTGATATGCCGTTGAGTTGTCCTTTGGTTCCGGGTGTGCAGGTGTTGCGAAAAATGGGCAGACTACGGGCGATCGCCACAATCTTGACTCATCATACCGAAGCCTGGGATGGTTCTGGTCAACCTGCGGGACTTTCAGGCGATGAGATTCCGGTAGAAGCGAGAATTCTAGGATTGGTGGCTTGTTTTCAGCAGCGGGTAGCTCGGTATCGGGCAGCTTCTCCAGAGGAGGCGATCGAGACTTTGCTCACTCAAGCTTTAGCCGATTGTCGGGCAGAAGCGAGCGATCGTTGGGATCCAAAACTGATTGAAGTGCTAACGCTTTTAGTTAAAGGCTTACAGCAAGGCATGAGTTTACCGATCGCCATGCCCAAAATTGCTGCCGGAATGTGGATGCTCGATTCTCACTCTGAAGAAGAGCTACTGCGCTATGAAGAATCAATGGCAGACCTCCCTCTTATTTAA
- a CDS encoding aminotransferase class I/II-fold pyridoxal phosphate-dependent enzyme translates to MPDSMIDLRSDTITKPTPAMRQAMAIAEVGDDVFGDDPTVNALEQYTAELLGKEAAVYMPSGTMTNQVALRLHTEPGDEIILESEAHIYYYEGGAPAALSGVMCRLIQGYKGVFTATDLQKVLRPSDPHFPKTTLVCLENTHNRSGGRVFPLAEIEAIASLCQVHDLKLHLDGARFWNACIATGISEAEYAKPFDTVSVCFSKGLGAPVGSALVGSAAQMQRARRFRKMLGGGMRQAGIIAAGALYGVQHQRSRLQEDHANAQILAKGLQQVAGVQINPEEVQTNIVVFHTPGVSAAAVAQKLMEQGVGVLAIGVESLRAVTNLMVTEAQVRVVPEQVKSVLLALNSGSNFEQNQYLHPARSSY, encoded by the coding sequence ATGCCAGATTCAATGATTGATCTACGCAGCGATACGATTACAAAACCTACTCCAGCAATGCGTCAAGCAATGGCGATCGCTGAGGTGGGTGATGATGTGTTTGGCGATGATCCAACAGTGAACGCCTTAGAACAATACACGGCAGAGCTTTTGGGTAAGGAAGCGGCGGTCTACATGCCTTCGGGCACCATGACGAACCAGGTAGCGCTGCGGCTGCACACTGAGCCAGGGGACGAAATTATTTTGGAATCAGAGGCGCACATCTATTATTACGAGGGCGGCGCTCCGGCGGCATTGTCTGGTGTCATGTGTCGGCTGATTCAAGGTTATAAAGGTGTGTTTACGGCAACGGATTTGCAGAAGGTGCTGCGTCCGAGCGATCCACATTTTCCTAAAACCACACTGGTTTGTTTAGAAAATACTCATAATCGCAGCGGAGGACGAGTTTTTCCACTGGCAGAAATTGAGGCGATCGCCAGCCTTTGCCAAGTCCATGATCTGAAGCTGCATCTCGATGGTGCTCGCTTTTGGAATGCCTGTATTGCCACTGGAATATCAGAAGCAGAGTATGCTAAGCCGTTCGATACTGTGAGCGTTTGTTTTTCTAAAGGGTTGGGCGCACCTGTGGGTTCGGCGCTAGTGGGTTCGGCGGCACAAATGCAGCGCGCTCGACGTTTCCGCAAAATGTTGGGTGGTGGAATGCGGCAGGCGGGAATTATTGCGGCAGGGGCTTTGTATGGCGTGCAGCATCAGCGATCGCGCTTACAAGAAGACCATGCTAATGCCCAAATTTTGGCAAAGGGATTGCAGCAAGTTGCCGGAGTTCAAATTAATCCAGAGGAGGTACAGACTAATATTGTGGTGTTTCACACGCCGGGAGTATCTGCGGCGGCGGTTGCTCAAAAGCTGATGGAACAGGGCGTGGGGGTATTGGCGATCGGGGTTGAATCTTTGAGAGCCGTGACCAATTTGATGGTAACAGAGGCGCAAGTTCGGGTAGTGCCTGAGCAAGTGAAATCTGTTCTTTTAGCGTTAAATTCTGGTTCTAATTTTGAGCAGAATCAATATCTACATCCTGCACGTTCAAGCTATTGA
- a CDS encoding B12-binding domain-containing radical SAM protein — MVATSTNNRILYVRLPCNPIFPIGVIYLADHIHKLFPVIEQRIFDLGTIPPLDFGAAMDQCIDEFQPTLLVFSWRDIQIYAPVGGRGGNPLQNAFELYYSRNPLHKLRGAIGGIRMATSYYSELWQNLSLIKRGLKRSQRYNPQAQLVVGGGAVSVFYEQIGKMLPQGAILSVGEGETLLEKLLRGEDFSGERCYVVGKSTPRDRLIHEQPTPVEKSACNYDYISTIWSDFQYYLQEQDFYVGVQTKRGCPHNCCYCIYTVVEGKQVRINPADEVVKEMRQLYDRGVRNFWFTDAQFIPARRFIDDAIELLQKILDAGMDDIHWAAYIRADNLTPELCDLMVKTGMNYFEIGITSGSQELVRKMRMGYNLRTVLENCRDLKAAGFNDVVSVNYSFNVIDERLDTIRQTIAYHRELERIFGADKVEPAIFFIGLQPHTHLEEYAFKHKILKPGYNPMSVMPWVVMKVLWNPEPLGSFFGEVCLQAWNQNPNDFGREVMNILEARLGRADLAEALTAPVEPKKELVKV, encoded by the coding sequence ATGGTTGCTACCTCAACGAATAACCGCATTCTTTATGTTCGCCTTCCCTGCAACCCCATTTTTCCGATTGGGGTAATTTATCTGGCAGATCATATTCATAAGTTGTTTCCAGTGATAGAGCAGCGCATTTTTGATCTGGGTACCATTCCCCCCTTGGACTTTGGGGCAGCCATGGATCAGTGCATTGATGAATTTCAGCCGACGCTACTGGTATTTTCCTGGCGCGATATTCAGATTTATGCACCTGTAGGAGGGCGAGGCGGCAACCCATTACAAAATGCGTTTGAGCTTTATTATTCACGTAATCCGCTCCACAAGCTGCGCGGGGCGATCGGGGGGATACGGATGGCAACCTCTTATTACTCAGAGCTTTGGCAAAATTTGAGCCTGATTAAGCGTGGGCTGAAGCGATCGCAGCGTTACAACCCCCAAGCGCAGTTAGTTGTGGGCGGTGGTGCGGTGAGCGTGTTTTATGAGCAGATTGGTAAGATGCTGCCCCAGGGTGCAATCCTTTCGGTGGGAGAAGGGGAGACACTGCTGGAAAAATTGCTGCGGGGAGAGGATTTTTCAGGGGAACGGTGTTATGTGGTGGGTAAATCTACGCCTCGCGATCGCCTGATTCATGAGCAGCCTACCCCCGTAGAAAAATCTGCGTGTAATTACGACTACATTTCTACAATTTGGTCGGATTTCCAGTACTACCTGCAAGAGCAAGATTTTTATGTGGGGGTGCAAACTAAGCGCGGCTGTCCGCATAATTGCTGTTATTGCATCTATACAGTAGTGGAAGGAAAGCAGGTACGCATTAATCCTGCTGATGAAGTGGTGAAGGAAATGCGTCAGCTTTACGATCGCGGTGTGCGCAACTTCTGGTTTACCGATGCTCAATTTATTCCGGCGCGGCGGTTTATTGATGATGCGATCGAACTGTTGCAGAAGATTTTGGATGCAGGAATGGATGACATCCATTGGGCGGCGTATATTCGGGCGGATAATTTGACCCCGGAACTGTGCGACCTGATGGTTAAAACAGGAATGAACTATTTTGAGATTGGCATTACTAGCGGCTCTCAAGAGCTAGTTCGCAAAATGCGGATGGGCTATAACCTGCGGACGGTGCTGGAAAACTGTCGAGATTTGAAGGCGGCTGGCTTTAATGATGTGGTTTCAGTCAATTATTCTTTTAATGTGATTGATGAGCGGCTCGATACGATTCGTCAAACCATTGCCTATCATCGGGAGCTAGAGCGGATCTTTGGAGCCGACAAGGTGGAGCCAGCCATCTTCTTCATTGGGTTGCAGCCCCACACCCATTTAGAAGAGTATGCCTTTAAGCATAAGATTTTGAAGCCGGGATACAACCCCATGAGCGTCATGCCTTGGGTCGTTATGAAAGTGCTGTGGAATCCGGAGCCGCTGGGTTCATTCTTTGGTGAAGTTTGCTTGCAGGCGTGGAATCAGAACCCGAATGATTTTGGGCGGGAGGTGATGAATATTTTGGAGGCGCGGCTGGGCAGGGCTGATTTGGCGGAAGCGTTGACAGCACCCGTCGAACCTAAAAAGGAGCTAGTCAAAGTCTAA